The DNA window gttagtaggaacacaccctgggatcaaccttctagaacatgtagatgttagtaggaacacaccctgggatcaaccttctagaacatgtagatgttagtaggaacacaccctgggatcaaccttctagaacatgtagatgttagtaggaacacaccctgggatcaaccttctagaacatgtagatgttagtaggaacacaccctgggatcaactTTTTAGAacgtgtagatgttagtaggaacacaccctgggatcaaccttctagaacatgtagatgttagtaggaacacaccctgggatcaaccttctagaaggtgtagatgttagtaggaacacaccctgggatcaaccttctagaacatgtagatgttagtaggaacacaccctgggatcaaccttctagagcgtgtagatgttagtaggaacacaccctgggatcaaccttctagaacatgtagatgttagtaggaacacaccctgggatcaaccttctagaaggtgtagatgttagtaggaacacatcctgggatcaaccttctagaacatgtagatgttagtaggaacacaccctgggatcaaccttctagaccatgtagatgttagtaggaacacatcctgggatcaaccttctagaacatgtagatgttagtaggaacacaccctgggatctaccttctagaacatgtagatgttagtaggaacacaccctgggatcaaccttctagaacatgtagatattagtaggaacacaccctgggatcaaccttctagaacatgtagatgttagtaggaacacaccctgggatcaaccttctagaacgtgtagatgttagtaggaacacaccctgggatcaaccttctagaacatgtagatgttagtaggaacacaccctgggatcaaccttctagaacatgtagatgttagtaggaacacaccctgggatcaaccttctagaacatgtagatgttagtaggaacacaccctgggatcaaccttctaatctagaacgtgtagatgttagtaggaacacaccctgggatcaaccttctagaacatgtagatgttagtaggaacacaccctgggatcaaccttctagaacatgtagatgttagtaggaacacaccctgggatcaaccttctagaacgtgtagatgttagtaggaacacaccctgggatcaaccttctagaacatgtagatgttagtaggaacacaccctgggatcaaccttctagaacgtgtagatgttagtaggaacacaccctgggatcaaccttctagaacatgtagatgttagtGGGAACACatcctgggatcaaccttctagaacgtgtagatgttagtaggaacacaccctgggatcaaccttctagaacatgtagatgttagtaggaacacaccctgggatcaaccttctagaacatgtagatgttagtaggaacacaccctgggatcaaccttctagaacgtgtagatgttagtaggaacacaccctgggatcaaccttctagaacatgtagatgttagtaggaacacaccctgggatcaaccttctagaacatgtagatgttagtaggaacacaccctgggatcaaccttctagaacatgtagatgttagtaggaacacaccctgggatcaaccttctagaacatgtagatgttagtaggaacacaccctgggatcaaccttctagaacatgtagatgttagtaggaacacatcctgggatcaaccttctagaacatgtagatgttagtaggaacacaccctgggatcaaccttctagaacatgtagatATTAGTTGGTGTAAAGGTGACatgattaaacacacacacacaggtggtgACAGGTGACATgagtgtggtcacatgacatgagtgtggtcacatgacatgagtgtggtcacatgacatgagtatggtcacatgacatgagtgtggtcacatgacatgagtaTGGTCACATGATATgagtgtggtcacatgacatgagtgTGGTCACATGACTGTACAGGTGACATGagtatggtcacatgacatgagtgtggtcacatgacatgagtaTTGTCACATAACATGAGTGTGGTCACATGACACGAGTGTGGTCACATGATGTGAGTATTGTCACATTATATGAGTGTGGTCACATAACATgagtgtggtcacatgacatgagtaTGGTCACATGACGTGAGTATTGTCACATAACATgagtgtggtcacatgacatgagtgTGGTCACATGACGTGAGTATTGTCACATAACATGAATATGGTCACATGACGTGAGTATTGTCACATAACATGAATATGGTCACATGACGTGAGTATTGTCACATAACATGAATATGGTCACATGACGTGAGTATTGTCACATAACATGAAtatggtcacatgacatgagtgTGGTCACATGACTGTGCAGGTGACTGCTGGCTGTTGGCGGCCATCGCCTCGCTGACCTTGAATGAGTTCGTGATGGCTCGTGTTGTTCCTTCAGACCAGGACTTTGATGACAACTACGCCGGAATCTTCCACTTCCAGGTTAGATCTTGTCCTACTTCCTGTTGTGCTGCCACAccccacctgtgtgtgtgtgtgtgtagctgtgGCAGTTTGGCGAGTGGGTGGACGTGGTGATTGACGACAGGCTGCCAGTCAAAGACGGAGAGCTGCTATTCGTCCACTCGGCTGAGGGGCGGGAGTTCTGGAGCGCCCTGCTGGAGAAGGCCTACGCCAAGTAAGCTAGCACAGTCATGAGTTAGCATGTGAGTTAGCATGTGAGTTAGCATGTTGTGCGTGCAGGGTGTGCGGCTGCTACGAGGCCTTGTCGGGGGGCTCCACCACGGAGGGCTTTGAGGACTTCACAGGGGGCATCGCTGAGAACTTTGACCTTCAGCGCCCCCCCAGCAACCTCTTCCACATCCTGGTCAAGGCCTTGGAGGCGGGGTCACTGCTGGGCTGCTCCATCGACGTCAGTCTCCTCCCCCGCAGGTGTGCACGCCTCACACCTGAGCCTCACCAGTGGGCGTGTCTCCACAGATCACCAGCGCCGCCGACTCGGAGGCGGTCACGCGCCAGAAGTTGGTCAAAGGCCACGCCTACTCGCTGACGGGGGCCGTGGAGGTCAGAGGTCACCTGGTGCAGGTGAGACCGCAAAGAGGCGCTGACCTCCGTGTGACCTCTGTGCACAGGTCAACTACAGAGGAGGTCGGGAGAAGTTGGTGCGTGTGAGGAACCCGTGGGGTCAGGTGGAGTGGACCGGCGCCTGGAGTGACGGGTATTGAACACAAACACACCAGCTGTAGTGTTAGCGTGGTGCTAGCTGCTCTGTCTTCAGCTCGCCAGAGTGGAACTCGGTGGAGGGTCCGTGTCCTCACGCCAACGCCGAGGATGGAGAGTTCTGGTAGGTTCCCGCTGCTAACTGTGCTAGCTGCATGCTAACCATCTGATTGACAGGATGTCCTACAGACAATTCCTGCGCCACTAACTATTTGATTGACAGGATGTCCTACAGAGAATTCCTGCGCCACTAACTATTTGATTGACAGGATGTCCTACAGAGAATTCCTGCGCCACTACTCCCGCATCGAGGTGTGCACTCTGACCCCGGACACCATCTTGGACGACTCGGTCAAGCACTGGAGCGTCAACAAGTTCGATGGCGCCTGGCGTCGCGGTTCCACTGCTGGCGGCTGCAGGAACCATCCCTGTGAGCGCCTCCTTAGTTCAGCACCTTCCTAGCCCTTTTGTCATCTggaacatacatccatccatttgtccctttcgggggcgcggggggtgctggagcctatcccagctgcattcgggcgtatttatttactgtaaatatgtattggatctttctgtgtggagtttgcatgttctccccatgactgtgtgggttctactccggcttcctcccacctccaaagacatgcacctggggataggcccctcccacctccaaagacatgcacctggggataggccccacccacctccaaagacatgcacctggggataggcccctcccacctccaaagacatgcacctggggataggcccctcccacctccaaagacatgcacctggggataggcccctcccacctccaaagacatgcacctggggataggccccacccacctccaaagacatgcacctggggataggcccctccctcctccaaagacatgcacctggggataggcccctcccacctccaaagacatgcacctggggataggccccacccacctccaaagacatgcacctggggataggcccctcccacctccaaagacatgcacctggggataggccccacccacctccaaagacatgcacctggggataggcccctcccacctccaaagacatgcacctggggataggcccctccctcctccaaagacatgcacctggggataggcccctccctcctccaaagacatgcacctggggataggccccacccacctccaaagacatgcacctggggataggcccctcccacctccaaagacatgcacctggggataggcccctccctcctccaaagacatgcacctggggataggcccctccctcctccaaagacatgcacctggggataggttgattggcaacactagatggtccctagtgtgtgaatgttgtctgtctatctgtgttggccctgtgatgaggtggcgacttgtccagggtgtaccccgccttccgccccattgtagctgagataggctccagcgaccccaaaagggacaagcggtagaaatggatggatggatggatgtattgtaCCATATTTAATATGCTACCTCATATTTACAGTAACTATGCAAGGTAACATATTTACAGTAACTATGCGAGGTAACATATATTTACAGTAACTATGCAaggtaacatttacagtaactaTGCGAGGTAACATATATTTACAGTAACTATGCAAGGTAACATATTTACAGTAACTATGCGAGGTAACATATATTTACAGTAACTATGCAAGGTAACATATATTTACAGTAACTATGCAAGGTAACATATTTACAGTAACTATGTGaggtaacatttacagtaactaTGCGAGGAAACATATTTACAGTAACTATGCAAGGTAACATATTTACAGTAACTATGCGAGGTAACATATTTACAGTAACTATGCAAGGTAACATATATTTACAGTAACTATGCAaggtaacatttacagtaactaTGCGAGGTAACATATTTACAGTAACCATGCAAGGTAACATATTTACAGTAACTATGTGaggtaacatttacagtaactaTGCGAGGTAACATATTTACAGTAACTATGCAaggtaacatttacagtaactaTGCGAGGTAACATATTTACAGTAACTATGCAAGGTAACATATTTACAGTAACTATGCAAGGTAGCATATTTACAGTAACTATGCAAGGTAACATATTCAAAGTAACTATGCGaggtaacatttacagtaactaTGCGAGGTAACATATTTACAGTAACCATGCAAGGTAACATATTTACAGTAACTATGCGAGGTAACATATTTACAGTAACCATGCAaggtaacatttacagtaactaTGCGAGGTAACATATTTACAGTAACTATGCAAGGTAACATATTTACAGTAACTATGCAAGGTAACATATATTTACAGTAACTATGCGAGGTAACATATTTACAGTAACTATGCAAGGTAACATATTTACAGTAACTATGCGAGGTAACATATCTACAGTAACTATGTGAGGTAACATATTTACAGTAACTATGCAAGGTAACATATTTATAGTAACTATGCAAGGTAATGTATCTACAGTAACAATGCAAGGTAACATATTTACAGTAACTATGTGAGGTAACATATTTACAGTAACTATGCAAGGTAACATATTTACAGTAACTATGCAAGGTAACATATTTACAGTAACTATGCAAGGTAACGTATCTACAGTAACAATGCAAGGTACCATATTTATAGTAACTATGTGAGGTAACATATTTACAGTAACTATGCAAGGTAACATTTTTATAGTAACTGTGCAAGGCGATGTATCTACAGTAACAATGCAAGGTAACATATTTACAGTAACTATGTGAGGTAACATATTTACAGTAACTATGCAAGGTAACATATTTATAGTAACTATGTGGGGTAACATATTTACAGTAACTATGCAAGGTAACATATTTATAGTAACTATGCAAGGTAACGTATCTACAGTAACAATGCAAGGTAACATATTTATAGTAACTATGTGAGGTAACATATTTACAGTAAGTGCAAGGTAACATATTTATAGTAACTATGCAAGGTAACGTATCTACAGTAACAATGCAAGGTAACATATTTACAGTAACTGTGAGGTAACATATTTACAGTAACTATGCAAGGTAACATATTTACAGTAACTATGCAAGGTAACATATTTATAGTAACTATGCAAGGTAATATTTGTAATTGACGGTGAGGTAGGAGTAGTTGAAGTGTGATGTGTGTGCAGATACGTTCTGGATGAACCCTCAGTTCGTGGTCAAGCTGGACGAGGAGGACGACGACCCCGAGGACGGCGAGGCGGGCTGCAGTTTGGTCCTGGGTCTGATCCAGAAGAACCGCAGGAAGCTCCGCAAACAAGGCGAGGACATGCACACCATCGGCTTCGCCATCTACGAGGTGGGAGGAGCTTCTTCAGGGAGGACCATAAAAGGTCATAGGCTGATTCCACCCCTCTTCTCCGGCAGGTTCCCAAGCAGGTGGGGTGAAAGGTCACGGTCAAGGGGCCGGCCCACGCTGATCGCTGGCTCTTTTCCCGCCTCAGTTCCACGGCCAGCAGCAGGTGCACCTGGACAAGAACTTCTTCCTGACGCACGCTCAGACCGCCAAGTCCGAGACCTTCATCAACCTGCGCGAGGTCAGCACCCGCTTCAAGCTGCCACCTGGCGAGTACCTGGTGGTGCCCTCCACCTTCGAGCCGCACCTCAACGGCGACTTCTGCATCCGCGTCTTCTCCGAGAAGGGCTCGCAGACCGTGTAAGTGGGCGTCGGCCTCCCCGTAGTCCCACAGGAAGTCTAACTGTGCTAACTGTGTTCAGACCCTTTGACGACCCGGTCAGCGCAGATCTGGACGACGTGAGTCAAACGCCACAGCGTTAGCGTtagcaatgctatgctaacaaagCCTTATTCCCGCAGGAAATGGTGTCGGAGCAGGAAGTGGATGCCGGGTTCCGGGGACTCTTCGCCAAGCTAGCAGGAGGCGTATGTAGCATCACGCTAATCTCTGTGCTAACATGTTATGGGAGGGGAAATAGCCGCTAGCagcgttagcacacatgctaacacatttactgcAGGACATGGAGATCTCGGCGGCGGAGTTGAGGACCATCATGAACAAGATCGTGGCTAAACGTGAGTCCGTCTTTGCTCACCCACGCTAACGCGGCGCTAAACTAGCTGTGGTCTGCCgctgacaggaagtgacatcaagaCGGACGGCTTCAGCATGGAGACCTGCCGAGTCATGGTCAACCTCATGGACGTATCCAAGTCATAGCAGCTGCCTTGTCTGCTAGCATTTTGCCTCGCTGTTAGCCTTTAGCCTCACTTTTAGCCTTTAGCCTCGCTTTTAGCATTTAACCTCCCTTTTAGTATTTAGCCTGGCTTTTTGCATTTAGCCTTGCTGTTAGCCTTTAGCTTCCATGTTAGCATTTAGCCTCGCTTTTAGCATTTAGCCTCGCTTTTAGCATTTAGCCTCGCTTTTAGCCTTTAGCCTTGCTTTTAGCCTTTAGCCTCGCTTTTAGCATTTAGCCTCGCTTTTAGAATTTAGCCTCGCTTTTAGCCTCTAGCCTGGCTTTTAGCATTTAGCCTCGCTTTCAGCATTTAGCCTGGCTT is part of the Entelurus aequoreus isolate RoL-2023_Sb linkage group LG22, RoL_Eaeq_v1.1, whole genome shotgun sequence genome and encodes:
- the LOC133639632 gene encoding calpain-2 catalytic subunit-like gives rise to the protein MAGVASTLAKQRAMAAGFGSNHKAVPYLQQDFSSLRAQCVSSRRLFCDPTFPAEPETLGFKELGRNSFKTRGVTWKRPTELVSSPQFIVGGASRTDICQGALGDCWLLAAIASLTLNEFVMARVVPSDQDFDDNYAGIFHFQLWQFGEWVDVVIDDRLPVKDGELLFVHSAEGREFWSALLEKAYAKVCGCYEALSGGSTTEGFEDFTGGIAENFDLQRPPSNLFHILVKALEAGSLLGCSIDITSAADSEAVTRQKLVKGHAYSLTGAVEVNYRGGREKLVRVRNPWGQVEWTGAWSDGSPEWNSVEGPCPHANAEDGEFWMSYREFLRHYSRIEVCTLTPDTILDDSVKHWSVNKFDGAWRRGSTAGGCRNHPYTFWMNPQFVVKLDEEDDDPEDGEAGCSLVLGLIQKNRRKLRKQGEDMHTIGFAIYEVPKQFHGQQQVHLDKNFFLTHAQTAKSETFINLREVSTRFKLPPGEYLVVPSTFEPHLNGDFCIRVFSEKGSQTVPFDDPVSADLDDEMVSEQEVDAGFRGLFAKLAGGDMEISAAELRTIMNKIVAKRSDIKTDGFSMETCRVMVNLMDDSGNGKLGLSEFATLWKKVQRYLSLYKKNDVDNSGTMSTPEMRVAFKDAGFTLNNAIYQLLVARYAEPDLTLDFDNFVGCLMRLEIMFRIFKKLDPNESGSIDLDFNQWLTFSML